One region of bacterium genomic DNA includes:
- a CDS encoding DUF433 domain-containing protein: protein MPLVVKSEYKYIEKIDGVPFVKGTKLPVKALVIHYKAGMSIEDILDGFPNITPAQLFDTLAYYHDHKNEIEEDIEEDSLEYIEKEFNLKLAPDRTLKPK, encoded by the coding sequence ATGCCATTAGTTGTGAAATCCGAGTATAAGTACATAGAGAAAATAGATGGAGTCCCGTTTGTTAAGGGGACTAAATTACCTGTGAAGGCACTTGTTATCCATTACAAAGCGGGTATGTCAATAGAAGATATACTTGATGGTTTCCCAAATATTACACCTGCCCAGCTCTTTGATACACTTGCTTACTACCATGATCACAAAAATGAAATAGAAGAAGATATTGAGGAGGATTCGCTTGAATATATAGAGAAAGAGTTTAACCTTAAGTTAGCTCCTGATAGAACCCTCAAACCTAAATGA
- a CDS encoding PqqD family protein encodes MHNFLSRIYKRNPNFVYRKVVDEVILVPIKAEAVEAHSIVVLNETSAFIWELLDGKKSLKEISENLTNKFEVSPKTAENDLITFIKDIEKLGGITLISGSR; translated from the coding sequence GTGCACAATTTTTTATCCCGTATATATAAAAGAAATCCTAACTTTGTCTATCGTAAAGTCGTGGATGAAGTTATCCTTGTTCCTATAAAGGCAGAGGCTGTGGAAGCGCATTCTATCGTTGTCTTAAATGAGACATCAGCTTTCATCTGGGAATTATTAGATGGTAAAAAAAGTCTCAAAGAGATTAGTGAGAATCTAACTAATAAGTTTGAAGTCAGTCCTAAAACAGCAGAAAATGATTTAATTACATTTATTAAAGATATTGAGAAACTGGGTGGAATAACTCTGATTTCAGGTAGTCGTTAA
- a CDS encoding DUF5615 family PIN-like protein, which yields MLSLYLDEDVHKRVAISLRLKGYDVVSAYELQKWGLDDEEQLEFAISQKKAIFTFNVRHFIKLHLKYTKTNKRHYGIIVSKQLSLSETVVKLSNFLFKKTREDIINQLFWL from the coding sequence ATGCTAAGTCTATATTTGGACGAAGATGTCCATAAGAGGGTTGCTATCTCACTTCGGCTTAAAGGATATGATGTGGTAAGCGCATATGAATTACAGAAATGGGGACTTGACGATGAGGAGCAACTTGAATTTGCTATTAGCCAAAAGAAGGCTATTTTTACTTTTAATGTGAGGCATTTTATAAAACTACATCTTAAATATACAAAAACAAATAAGAGACATTATGGTATAATAGTTTCAAAGCAACTGTCTCTTTCCGAGACCGTCGTCAAGCTTTCTAATTTTCTTTTCAAAAAGACAAGAGAGGACATTATTAATCAATTATTTTGGCTTTAA
- a CDS encoding T9SS type A sorting domain-containing protein, whose protein sequence is MCRRIVDIITVGVVFSHLSFSGENPYSRDPADNCSLYVYPDTVKNLAIGDTFQVEIRVANINMLHTYQVGLRWNGTDSSNLKLINIERGPFLSQGGISTKFFSWSFQDSPFPSLMCMEAILGEHYQTGSGILAYITFEVKDTVATALNLFTNKMISLSGSHISHHRRDGYLHYTVPSQNLPDTVWVRRYSQWDGSICSDKAVDLFLTPFCLYVLTCGAYSYPTGWPVYQPGETFWQNGDASMIIKYSLDGDTIWKRTDGSAPAGFVVDKEGNCYFLGTRWTSSSQTYYDYKLIKYSQQGSVLWTQYYDYNRDFSSAIAVDNNGNIIVTGYSGLVYGEYDWATIKYSSQGNVIWTRRYPLGGTASPAGIVVASNDDIYITGKARRVTNNYDFLTIKYSSSGDTLWVKWFNGVGNGDDYPCAICKDSYNNVYITGASYNATGGYDFLTIKYSPSGELLWVQYYNSIGNGNDIPTAIKCDAFGNIYIGGTSSWSNDNADYLVLKYSSDGELLWHKEYNGPIKSYDFVTDIAIDEAGDVFLTGGSYGNRTGCDFATLKYSSAGELLWESRYNNSYYADGASAVVVDDAGNIYVTGTSYSDAFTGMDIVTIKYHPGVSIEEVRSDFSTVGDNLLFVKGNIISGKEITIRYSMSKRGRIQLSLYDVAGRNIKSLFDGVSDSGRHEINTKIDLTSGVYFIRLTTESGAISKKFVFI, encoded by the coding sequence ATGTGTAGAAGGATAGTGGATATTATCACAGTGGGTGTTGTGTTTTCACACTTATCTTTTTCAGGAGAGAACCCTTATTCACGGGATCCTGCGGACAATTGTTCGCTTTATGTCTATCCCGATACAGTTAAAAATTTAGCGATTGGCGATACTTTTCAGGTTGAGATTAGAGTTGCTAATATTAATATGCTTCATACTTATCAAGTAGGGCTGAGGTGGAACGGAACTGATAGCTCTAATTTAAAATTAATCAACATTGAAAGAGGACCTTTCCTATCACAAGGTGGCATTAGCACAAAGTTTTTTTCTTGGAGTTTCCAAGACAGTCCTTTCCCATCTCTAATGTGCATGGAGGCCATCCTAGGCGAACACTATCAAACTGGTAGTGGCATCTTAGCATATATAACTTTTGAAGTAAAAGATACTGTAGCTACTGCACTTAATCTGTTTACAAATAAAATGATTAGCTTGTCTGGGTCGCACATTTCTCATCATCGGCGTGATGGGTACCTCCATTATACTGTTCCGAGTCAAAACTTACCCGACACTGTCTGGGTGAGAAGATACTCACAGTGGGATGGCAGCATCTGCTCTGACAAAGCGGTTGACTTATTCCTTACTCCTTTCTGCCTATATGTACTGACTTGTGGAGCTTACAGTTATCCAACCGGCTGGCCTGTATATCAGCCGGGTGAGACCTTCTGGCAGAATGGGGATGCCTCAATGATTATTAAATATTCATTAGATGGCGACACTATTTGGAAAAGGACTGATGGCTCAGCACCTGCAGGATTTGTGGTTGATAAAGAAGGTAATTGCTATTTCTTAGGCACAAGATGGACAAGTTCTAGTCAGACATATTATGATTATAAATTAATTAAGTATTCTCAGCAAGGCAGTGTGTTATGGACTCAATACTACGACTATAACCGTGATTTCTCAAGTGCAATAGCTGTTGATAATAATGGTAATATTATAGTCACTGGATATAGTGGTTTAGTGTATGGAGAATATGATTGGGCGACTATTAAATATTCCTCTCAAGGTAATGTCATTTGGACACGGAGATATCCGTTAGGAGGTACAGCTTCACCTGCAGGAATTGTTGTGGCGTCCAATGATGATATTTACATAACTGGCAAGGCTCGCAGAGTTACAAACAATTATGATTTCCTCACAATTAAGTACTCATCAAGTGGTGATACTCTCTGGGTAAAGTGGTTTAATGGTGTAGGGAATGGTGATGATTACCCCTGTGCAATTTGTAAAGATTCTTATAATAATGTATACATAACAGGTGCAAGTTATAATGCTACTGGTGGTTATGACTTCCTAACAATAAAGTATTCGCCTTCTGGTGAACTTCTTTGGGTGCAGTATTACAATTCTATTGGTAATGGTAATGATATCCCAACTGCAATCAAATGTGACGCTTTTGGCAATATTTATATTGGTGGCACTTCTTCTTGGTCTAATGATAATGCTGACTATTTAGTTCTTAAGTATTCTTCGGATGGTGAACTTCTCTGGCATAAAGAGTATAATGGTCCAATTAAATCTTACGATTTTGTGACAGACATAGCGATTGATGAAGCTGGTGATGTATTTCTGACGGGTGGTAGTTATGGCAATCGGACAGGGTGTGATTTTGCAACACTTAAATATTCTTCGGCTGGTGAATTACTATGGGAGTCAAGATATAACAACTCTTATTATGCTGATGGCGCATCAGCTGTAGTGGTTGATGATGCTGGCAATATATATGTCACTGGCACTTCGTACAGTGATGCATTTACGGGTATGGATATTGTAACGATAAAGTATCATCCGGGTGTAAGTATAGAAGAAGTTCGTAGTGATTTCTCTACAGTAGGTGATAACTTGCTTTTTGTAAAAGGAAATATAATCAGCGGAAAAGAGATAACTATAAGGTATTCAATGTCTAAAAGAGGTAGAATTCAGTTATCTTTGTATGATGTGGCAGGTAGGAATATCAAGTCATTATTTGATGGTGTGTCTGATAGTGGTCGGCATGAGATAAATACAAAAATAGACTTGACATCTGGAGTATATTTTATAAGATTAACTACAGAAAGTGGGGCAATTTCTAAAAAATTTGTTTTCATTTGA
- a CDS encoding IS110 family transposase, with protein sequence MYYLGIDVAKRSHRAVVLDSQGEKLSKSFSFDNSQEGMKSLTLYLEKRPISKTELLTGMEATGNYWENLYSFLTNKGFKVILLNPYQVNKFRQALGKKAKTDDIDALVIAGLLRSNEYQNSYVPPEKIENLRELTKLRYEFIKDLRNYKRQAMSLLNLVFPEYQKTVIKNPSAIASAAILKEYPTAIHLAQTKPKKIERIVRSIKGNNFNIREIEHLISTAKDSIYSGKSAEIRGMNLKMILSHIQNFEESIKTIDDQIDAILFPSQDDNNQPGGNLFTIPGVGPKIVATFLSIAGENGNAFEKGTKIIGHIGFFPQIFESGEKRKDNKISNRGPKYARWGFYIGSVTCIKHNPEFRQLYHNKISQGKTGKQAIIYVGKKLIHMMLSMAESDETYSPEQVFKPIHLYKCQRATVT encoded by the coding sequence ATGTATTACTTAGGGATAGATGTGGCTAAAAGAAGCCATCGTGCCGTAGTACTTGATTCACAGGGAGAAAAGCTGAGTAAATCATTCTCCTTCGACAATTCGCAAGAAGGAATGAAATCTCTCACTTTGTATCTCGAGAAGCGACCCATCTCTAAAACTGAACTCCTTACAGGTATGGAAGCCACTGGAAATTACTGGGAAAATCTGTATTCCTTCCTCACTAATAAAGGCTTTAAAGTAATCCTACTCAATCCATATCAGGTTAATAAGTTCCGTCAGGCGCTTGGTAAAAAAGCTAAAACTGACGACATTGATGCTCTCGTGATCGCAGGGCTTTTGAGATCAAATGAATATCAGAATTCCTATGTCCCCCCAGAGAAGATCGAGAATTTAAGAGAACTTACAAAACTAAGATACGAATTCATAAAGGACTTGAGAAACTACAAACGTCAGGCCATGTCGCTTCTAAACCTTGTTTTCCCAGAATATCAGAAGACAGTTATTAAAAACCCTTCTGCTATCGCTTCCGCTGCAATTCTTAAGGAATATCCAACAGCAATACACTTAGCACAAACTAAGCCCAAGAAAATTGAGCGCATTGTCAGGTCTATAAAGGGCAACAATTTTAACATCAGGGAGATCGAGCATCTTATTTCCACAGCCAAAGATTCCATTTATTCAGGAAAGAGCGCAGAGATAAGAGGTATGAATCTCAAAATGATACTCTCCCATATCCAGAACTTTGAAGAATCTATCAAGACCATCGATGACCAGATAGACGCTATTCTGTTCCCCTCACAGGATGATAATAATCAGCCGGGAGGAAATCTTTTTACCATACCAGGTGTTGGGCCAAAGATAGTTGCTACTTTCCTCTCAATAGCAGGAGAAAATGGGAATGCTTTTGAAAAAGGGACTAAAATCATAGGTCATATTGGGTTCTTTCCTCAAATCTTTGAATCAGGGGAGAAGAGAAAAGATAATAAGATTTCAAATCGAGGCCCAAAGTATGCTCGTTGGGGGTTCTATATAGGGAGTGTAACCTGCATCAAGCATAATCCTGAGTTCCGACAACTATATCATAATAAGATCTCTCAAGGGAAGACTGGAAAGCAAGCGATTATATATGTGGGCAAAAAGCTTATTCACATGATGCTTAGCATGGCTGAATCTGACGAAACTTATAGTCCTGAACAAGTGTTTAAGCCTATTCACTTATACAAATGTCAAAGAGCAACAGTTACTTAA
- a CDS encoding T9SS type A sorting domain-containing protein, which translates to MQNYRKGEKILKRFTNYKFPIILFVGMALLLLVIKLLAQAPDTLWTKTYGGTYSEISYSMAQTTGGGYIIAGTTRRPYSEDDILLIKTDSLGDTIWTRTYGGDHTDDGRSGAQTKDGGYIIAGTTTYGGQQDVWLIKTEGPEPPEDTLEITWTIQRLTYNAICDFYPSIAVDANGKAHIAYCSGTSQTTYELFYLTNKSGSWVSEQITSLPSGAKRWPSIAVDNDSSAHIALNVACSQRRALGYTTNKSGYWEGVIIDTMGGDDPNLALDAEGYAHIAFCNYPQKALCYATNKTSSWVVSKIDETGGCCFPSIAISPQGHIHIAYSKGVVGSPNTFDIWYITNESGSWVSTKVSTSDKGDMCPSLAVSANGKIYLTWKEDRSAPHYIWYATNESGSWECVDLGLEMTIHTMSPSIAVDGNNKTHFVFVRGYTTIYPEVLYGTNIKGEWKTARVTNNNFYDWGTFGSIRWFTIDNSGYGHITWWAYPDGAQENKEEIYYAKSNQPLVGVAEVSLPTASNFSIYPNPFHKSISIQFSIEGMEPVTISIYNICGRLVKTIFSSNLGAGSYTFTWNRTDNQGLYVPSGIYFCQIKGRNTSRTNKIILL; encoded by the coding sequence ATGCAAAATTATAGAAAGGGTGAGAAAATTTTGAAACGATTTACTAATTACAAATTCCCAATAATTCTTTTTGTTGGGATGGCACTGCTTCTCTTAGTAATAAAGTTACTTGCCCAGGCACCGGACACCTTATGGACAAAGACATATGGTGGAACTTATAGCGAGATAAGCTACTCAATGGCACAGACAACAGGTGGTGGCTATATCATAGCTGGTACAACTCGTCGTCCATACAGTGAGGATGATATTTTGTTAATAAAGACAGATTCGCTTGGTGATACAATTTGGACAAGGACGTATGGTGGAGATCATACGGATGACGGTCGCTCAGGAGCACAGACTAAAGATGGTGGCTATATCATAGCTGGTACAACTACATATGGTGGGCAGCAGGATGTCTGGCTGATAAAGACTGAGGGTCCTGAACCGCCAGAAGATACTTTAGAGATTACCTGGACAATACAGCGTCTCACTTACAATGCTATTTGTGACTTTTATCCTTCTATAGCAGTAGACGCAAATGGTAAGGCACATATTGCTTATTGTTCAGGGACATCCCAAACGACATACGAGCTCTTCTACTTGACAAATAAAAGTGGTAGCTGGGTTTCTGAGCAGATCACCTCTCTTCCAAGTGGTGCTAAGAGATGGCCTTCTATTGCAGTAGATAATGATAGCAGTGCTCATATTGCATTAAATGTTGCCTGTTCTCAGCGCCGGGCACTTGGATATACTACAAACAAGAGTGGATACTGGGAGGGTGTAATCATTGATACTATGGGTGGTGATGACCCGAACCTTGCATTAGATGCAGAAGGCTATGCCCATATTGCATTTTGCAATTATCCTCAGAAAGCCCTTTGTTATGCTACAAATAAGACTAGTAGCTGGGTGGTTTCAAAAATAGATGAGACTGGGGGCTGTTGTTTTCCTTCTATTGCTATTTCTCCCCAAGGTCATATACATATTGCTTATTCTAAGGGAGTAGTGGGCTCTCCTAACACTTTTGATATCTGGTATATCACAAATGAAAGTGGGAGCTGGGTGAGTACAAAGGTCAGTACAAGTGATAAAGGTGATATGTGTCCTTCACTTGCTGTATCTGCTAATGGTAAAATATATCTTACTTGGAAGGAGGACCGCAGCGCTCCCCACTACATCTGGTATGCGACGAATGAGAGTGGTAGCTGGGAATGTGTAGACCTTGGGTTAGAAATGACAATTCATACTATGTCACCATCTATTGCTGTGGATGGAAATAATAAAACTCACTTTGTTTTTGTAAGAGGTTATACCACCATTTATCCTGAAGTTCTGTATGGTACAAATATTAAAGGAGAATGGAAAACTGCACGTGTGACAAATAATAATTTCTATGACTGGGGTACTTTTGGTAGTATTAGATGGTTTACAATTGACAATAGTGGTTATGGGCACATAACCTGGTGGGCATATCCGGATGGGGCCCAAGAAAATAAGGAAGAAATCTATTATGCTAAGAGCAACCAACCTTTGGTTGGAGTAGCTGAAGTATCACTGCCAACAGCCTCTAATTTTAGTATTTATCCAAATCCTTTTCATAAATCTATCTCAATTCAATTCTCTATTGAAGGCATGGAGCCTGTTACTATTAGCATCTATAATATTTGTGGGCGTTTAGTAAAGACTATTTTTAGCAGTAATTTAGGTGCAGGTAGTTACACATTTACTTGGAATAGGACTGATAACCAAGGTCTATATGTCCCATCTGGCATATATTTTTGCCAGATAAAAGGAAGAAATACAAGTAGGACAAATAAGATTATCTTACTGTAG
- a CDS encoding T9SS type A sorting domain-containing protein, which translates to MLIGFMCIITMLSLQVGLTQSELESKDLIIQNNTVDRIFDNTNGIIYVSPESNAAYVGDTFEVKIMVDSITDPAADEHPEDKGACVIAFDMRWNPEVLCYVSVEKGTFLDIPGASTVLLIGDVDSVSGYMTDVTYGMLPGKPGALGGGLAFEVKFKVVGSGTSVLDMTSAEWYSFSPTAYVFTRMGDGYFSTPTSIETQSPNSLINKSSIALKSYPNPFNHKTVIRVQGLGISERQTINLQIYDLVGRLVKSFPITQQLNNSITQLWDGATDNGNRLPSGVYFCKLEMGKKSITNQILLLR; encoded by the coding sequence ATGTTAATTGGGTTTATGTGTATTATAACGATGCTTTCTTTGCAGGTAGGATTGACTCAATCAGAGCTTGAATCTAAAGATTTGATAATTCAAAATAATACAGTTGACAGAATTTTTGATAACACAAATGGCATAATTTATGTATCTCCAGAAAGTAACGCTGCATATGTAGGTGATACTTTTGAAGTTAAAATAATGGTAGACAGTATTACAGATCCTGCAGCAGACGAACATCCTGAGGATAAAGGTGCCTGTGTTATAGCTTTTGATATGCGTTGGAATCCCGAAGTGCTCTGTTATGTTTCTGTGGAGAAGGGGACCTTTCTTGATATCCCAGGAGCATCAACTGTCCTTTTAATTGGAGACGTAGACAGTGTTTCAGGCTACATGACGGATGTTACCTATGGCATGTTACCCGGTAAACCTGGTGCACTTGGAGGTGGGTTAGCTTTTGAAGTAAAGTTTAAAGTTGTTGGGTCAGGCACTAGTGTCTTGGATATGACAAGTGCTGAGTGGTATTCCTTTTCTCCTACTGCATATGTTTTCACTCGTATGGGGGACGGCTATTTTTCTACTCCTACAAGTATAGAGACACAATCTCCTAATTCCCTCATTAATAAGAGTTCTATAGCACTTAAGAGTTACCCCAATCCATTCAACCATAAGACAGTGATTAGGGTTCAGGGGTTAGGGATTAGTGAAAGGCAAACAATTAATTTACAAATTTATGATTTAGTTGGCAGATTGGTCAAGTCTTTCCCAATCACTCAACAACTCAATAACTCAATAACTCAACTCTGGGATGGGGCTACTGATAATGGGAATAGGTTGCCAAGCGGTGTCTATTTTTGTAAGTTAGAAATGGGTAAAAAGAGTATAACCAATCAAATACTTTTATTGAGATAA
- a CDS encoding C25 family cysteine peptidase, whose protein sequence is MLKILYAFILILVLPFSLQASEIVETVVFSRSGLCFSKLEGYDVVRLKNYGSTVPVGSPQLPQVPFSFVIPPGATAEKIEVISVDSEIIPGNYRIYPAQPWRPISFDIDVPFVKPDSVIYNSTIPFPGKIVELAGTGSKSGFRIAGIRVYPIQYIPSKGELMFYSRITLRIIYKENTVPIETRTKEQLKVFGKEVKALVENPFDVCFFSPPIKEIVKSEEYQYVIITSSTLAPIFQSLANWKTKKGVPATIVTTDWIYNNYSGYDSPEKIRNFIKYANENWGSIYFLLGGQADFENNQEVVPRRDVWFWDCGGPAPYPDEDTIPCDLYYSDLDGTWDYDGDHIYGEIEDSVDLYADVYVGRAPSYTTFQCSTFVNKVLTYEKNAPPSYLKKIALVSVWLMWIPPDSMYTGDIVSDAIAEVTPMNWQDEKLYQTIYGLPGQLREMVIDSINTGSGFVHFATHGRPTEIRSIPPTFFWLDTCDIHNMTNEDRLGIHNAIACYTGALDEVPNGDCFAEQLVNHPGGGAVAAIMNSRYGAGRPGGMGISELLDLHFYEKTFNDNLYHLGQAHAASKDVEIPSIDTLSGETIRYVWRFCIYCLNVFGDPELPMWTDEPRNLKVKHPSEITLGLNNFEVRCSDFGPIPNACVCLVKGNDVYATGTTDASGSVTLNISPNSPGTLWVTVTAHNFYPYEGICTVISECPYVCYNSHRIDDSIGGNGDGCVNPGESIEMKVVLKNLGNKTSFGVKGILGTTDSFITDIQDTIQVYGNISPNDTAMSSGSYGFTVSLSTPDEYIIHFELTITDDSNNLWIDTIDVAVSTSIGIEESYKSSITSYRLFQSYPNPFTGITEIRYGLPKDSHINITIYNFLGQRIATLVNENKEAGYHHIELKGDKFAKGIYFIQLKSGRFETTSKLIILE, encoded by the coding sequence ATGTTAAAAATATTGTATGCATTTATATTAATACTTGTCTTACCATTTTCTCTTCAGGCAAGTGAAATTGTGGAGACAGTGGTGTTTTCTAGGAGTGGCCTTTGCTTTAGTAAGCTTGAAGGCTATGATGTTGTGAGACTTAAGAACTATGGTTCTACTGTCCCTGTTGGCAGTCCACAACTTCCTCAGGTTCCTTTTTCTTTTGTTATCCCCCCAGGGGCAACTGCAGAGAAGATTGAGGTAATCTCCGTAGATAGTGAGATTATTCCAGGTAATTATAGAATCTATCCTGCACAACCTTGGAGACCTATCTCTTTTGACATAGATGTCCCATTTGTTAAGCCTGACAGTGTGATTTATAACTCTACAATTCCATTTCCTGGTAAGATAGTGGAACTTGCAGGTACTGGGTCCAAGAGTGGGTTCAGGATAGCAGGGATAAGAGTTTATCCAATTCAGTATATTCCATCTAAGGGTGAACTTATGTTTTATAGTAGGATAACCCTAAGAATTATTTACAAAGAAAATACTGTTCCAATAGAAACAAGGACAAAAGAGCAACTAAAGGTCTTTGGTAAAGAAGTTAAGGCATTAGTGGAAAATCCTTTTGATGTGTGTTTTTTTTCACCTCCTATTAAAGAGATTGTAAAATCTGAAGAGTATCAATATGTAATTATTACCTCTTCTACTCTTGCTCCTATATTCCAATCTCTTGCTAACTGGAAGACAAAGAAAGGAGTCCCAGCAACCATAGTTACTACTGATTGGATATATAATAATTATTCTGGATATGACAGTCCAGAAAAGATAAGGAATTTTATCAAATATGCAAATGAAAATTGGGGCTCGATATACTTTTTACTTGGTGGTCAGGCAGACTTTGAGAATAATCAAGAGGTTGTCCCAAGGCGAGATGTCTGGTTCTGGGATTGTGGAGGTCCGGCACCTTATCCTGACGAGGACACTATTCCGTGTGACCTTTACTACTCTGACCTTGATGGGACCTGGGATTACGATGGTGACCATATTTATGGGGAGATAGAGGACAGTGTAGATTTATATGCTGATGTATATGTGGGTAGGGCACCATCATACACAACATTTCAATGTTCTACATTTGTGAACAAAGTGTTAACTTATGAGAAAAACGCACCGCCTTCATATCTGAAAAAGATTGCACTTGTATCAGTTTGGCTCATGTGGATTCCTCCGGATAGTATGTATACAGGTGATATCGTAAGCGATGCTATTGCAGAGGTGACACCTATGAATTGGCAGGATGAGAAGCTCTATCAAACTATCTATGGGCTTCCTGGTCAGCTTAGAGAGATGGTTATTGACTCTATTAATACGGGCTCTGGCTTCGTCCATTTCGCAACCCATGGACGTCCTACAGAAATTAGAAGCATCCCACCAACATTTTTTTGGTTAGATACCTGCGATATCCACAATATGACCAATGAAGATAGATTAGGTATTCATAATGCTATAGCTTGTTATACAGGTGCATTAGATGAGGTTCCTAATGGGGACTGCTTTGCAGAGCAACTTGTAAACCATCCAGGCGGTGGTGCTGTTGCTGCTATAATGAATTCCAGATACGGAGCTGGCCGTCCTGGCGGTATGGGTATTTCTGAGTTACTTGATTTACACTTTTATGAGAAAACCTTTAATGACAATTTATATCACCTTGGTCAAGCGCATGCAGCCTCAAAAGATGTTGAGATTCCCAGTATTGACACTCTGAGTGGTGAGACTATTAGATATGTTTGGAGATTTTGTATATATTGCCTTAACGTGTTCGGTGACCCAGAGCTCCCCATGTGGACAGATGAGCCAAGGAATTTGAAAGTAAAGCATCCATCAGAAATTACTCTGGGACTAAATAATTTTGAGGTTAGGTGTTCTGATTTTGGACCTATTCCAAATGCCTGTGTCTGTCTGGTGAAGGGTAATGATGTTTATGCCACTGGAACAACTGATGCCTCAGGGAGTGTAACACTTAATATTAGTCCAAATAGCCCAGGGACCTTATGGGTAACAGTCACGGCACATAATTTTTATCCTTATGAAGGTATTTGTACTGTGATTTCTGAATGTCCTTATGTGTGTTATAATAGTCATAGGATTGATGATTCAATTGGTGGTAATGGGGATGGGTGTGTCAATCCTGGTGAATCAATTGAGATGAAGGTTGTTTTGAAAAATTTAGGTAATAAGACTTCATTTGGGGTGAAAGGGATTTTGGGGACGACTGATTCTTTTATCACTGATATACAAGACACCATCCAAGTCTATGGTAACATTTCACCTAATGATACTGCCATGAGTAGTGGTTCGTATGGATTTACTGTCTCACTATCTACCCCAGACGAGTATATTATACATTTTGAACTCACGATAACAGATGACTCAAACAACTTATGGATAGATACTATAGATGTTGCAGTCAGTACCAGTATAGGAATAGAAGAAAGTTATAAATCAAGTATTACGAGTTACAGACTATTCCAAAGCTATCCAAATCCATTTACAGGAATTACTGAAATCAGATATGGACTACCCAAAGATTCACATATAAATATCACTATATATAATTTTCTGGGGCAGAGGATAGCAACTCTTGTAAATGAGAATAAAGAGGCAGGCTATCACCACATTGAGCTAAAAGGAGACAAATTTGCTAAAGGTATCTACTTCATCCAGCTTAAGAGTGGTAGATTTGAGACTACAAGTAAACTTATAATATTAGAATAG
- a CDS encoding AAA family ATPase: protein MQGVYNEYWGITEEPFKNVPDPRFFYRSESHEEALIRLQYLVNGEKGCGILFGGFGCGKTVVLNALTDEFKNTGRKFAYISNPLMDNIELLREIVYRLTGDSAPYKKSDVLHTLEKLLIDSILNGKNTVIIIDEAHTIDDDAVFEECRLFLNMYYENRQLLTLLLSGQPEIIKTIDRLKSLAQRITLRCSISKFNYTDTQNYIRYRLGIVGLKREIFTNDAINEIYNYSDGIPRRINTVCDLSLLSGFFNKVKMIDKDIVSDVVKDRAE, encoded by the coding sequence ATGCAAGGAGTTTATAATGAATATTGGGGAATAACTGAAGAGCCATTTAAAAATGTACCTGATCCCCGTTTCTTTTACAGGTCTGAGAGTCATGAAGAGGCATTGATACGCTTACAATACTTGGTCAATGGAGAGAAGGGATGTGGCATACTCTTTGGTGGGTTTGGCTGTGGCAAGACTGTTGTCTTAAATGCTCTTACTGATGAGTTTAAAAATACAGGTAGGAAGTTTGCCTATATATCTAATCCTTTGATGGATAACATTGAGTTACTGCGAGAAATAGTCTACAGGCTAACCGGTGATTCTGCCCCATATAAAAAGTCGGATGTTTTACATACTTTAGAAAAATTATTAATTGATAGTATATTAAATGGTAAAAATACAGTTATAATTATAGATGAAGCTCACACTATAGATGACGATGCTGTATTTGAAGAGTGTAGGCTGTTTCTTAATATGTATTACGAAAATAGGCAATTATTAACTCTTTTACTATCGGGTCAGCCCGAAATTATTAAAACAATTGATAGACTAAAGTCACTTGCACAACGGATTACACTCAGATGTTCTATCAGTAAGTTTAATTATACTGACACCCAAAATTATATACGGTACAGGCTTGGTATAGTGGGGCTGAAAAGAGAGATTTTTACTAATGATGCAATAAATGAGATATACAACTACTCTGATGGAATACCGAGACGTATAAATACAGTATGTGACTTATCACTTTTATCTGGCTTTTTCAACAAAGTTAAAATGATAGATAAAGATATAGTGAGTGATGTAGTTAAAGACCGGGCTGAATAG